The following coding sequences lie in one Anguilla anguilla isolate fAngAng1 chromosome 14, fAngAng1.pri, whole genome shotgun sequence genomic window:
- the LOC118212919 gene encoding coiled-coil domain-containing protein 152-like — protein sequence MKKSTAVNLDKLLEDFCQTEQKMTDMTAKNSLLEMKLNETSRMLTLKQTKEKYLREERDELLQAVIGLEHTIKQQCDLRVENEELKKSISDLERDNYSKLQDSAASIEGLQMEMAAQVAEHQSDAAEVRGQLQSKLEAKEREMEEALQTKEAELEQMRKRMKEQEKEKQKEIIKLQMEFSAKLARAQTTSVKVQQQPVASCPLPQDLYKRKLQFIQEQSQREVEALRQRVKELEQKSNSSFTECRLKRKKL from the exons ATGAAGAAGTCCACAGCTGTGAATTTGGACAAACTATTGGAAGACTTCTGTCAGACAGAGCAG AAGATGACAGATATGACAGCAAAGAACAGTCTGCTAgagatgaaattaaatgagaCCAGTCGGATGTTGACGCTAAAACAGACAAAAGAGAAGTATTTGCGGGAAG AACGAGACGAACTGCTGCAGGCTGTTATTGGACTCGAGCACACCATAAAGCAGCAGTGTGACCTGAGGG tgGAAAATGAAGAACTGAAAAAGTCCATCAGCGACCTGGAGAGAGACAATTATTCCAAACTGCAG GACAGTGCTGCTAGCATAGAGGGGCTGCAGATGGAGATGGCAGCACAGGTAGCAGAGCACCAGAGCGACGCTGCGGAAGTTCGGGGGCAGCTCCAGAGCAAAC TGGAGGctaaagagagggagatggaggaggcCCTGCAGACGAAGGAGGCAGAACTGGAgcagatgaggaagaggatgaaggagcaagagaaagaaaaacagaaagagatcATAAAATTACAGATGGAG TTCAGTGCTAAGCTTGCGAGGGCCCAGACCACCTCCGTGAAAGTACAGCAGCAGCCAGTGGCATCTTGCCCCCTGCCACAGGACCTCTACAAACGC aagCTGCAATTCATACAGGAGCAGAGTCAGAGGGAGGTGGAGGCTCTGAGGCAGAGAgtgaaggagctggagcagaagaGCAACAGCAGCTTCACTGAGTGCCGTCTGAAGAGGAAGAAACTCTGA